The DNA window GCGAGCTTGGCGCCCGGCTCGGCGTCGAGCCGGCCATCGTCGCGGCCATTCGCGAAACCCTTGAGGAGACCGCGATCCCCGTCGGACTGTCGCCCCTGCCCTCCCCTGAAGCGGCGGTCGAGCTGCAGCGCGCCCTGATCGCAGATGAACCGTTCGCCCGGCTCCTCGATGCCTACCGGCTATGCCTTGAACCGCAAATGCTGACACCCTTCGCCCGCTGGGTTCCGAAATTCCACGCAGTCCGGCGCTTCGACACCCTCTTCTTCGTCGCTCAATCCCCGGAAGGAAGCTGGGAGCCTCAGGTGGTCGAGGGCGAATGTGCCGGTGCAGCATGGCTGCGCGCGTCCGACGTTCTCGCGCGCGAAGCTCAGGGCCAGGCGCGGCTGATCTTCCCGACCCGGCGGACGCTCGAGCGGCTCGCCCAGCATGCGACCTTCGGCGGCATCCGCGACGATGCGGAGGGGCATCCGATCGAGCCTGTGACCCCGTGGGTCGAGGAAAGGGACGGAGAAAAGTACATCACCATCCCGGCCCATCTCGGCTTCCCGGTGACGGAGGAGCGCCTTGAAGGCTTGTGGCGCGGCTGATCCGGATCGGTGCGGCGTGGTTCATCGTCCTGGCTCTGGGCGCCGCCGCCTACATCACTGCGCGTGACTACATCCGCTCGCATCCACAGGATGTGCCGTGGACTGCGCTGAGGCTTACCGACCCGGTAGGCGCCTTCACGCTGCGCAAGCTCGGCGCACTTGCTGAGGAGCCGGCCCAGTGCCGCTCGTTGCTCCT is part of the Sphingomicrobium sp. genome and encodes:
- a CDS encoding NUDIX domain-containing protein, with translation MADDAIPAATLIVVRDSPAGPPEILMVERAEGMAFAAGALVFPGGRIDEADRELGARLGVEPAIVAAIRETLEETAIPVGLSPLPSPEAAVELQRALIADEPFARLLDAYRLCLEPQMLTPFARWVPKFHAVRRFDTLFFVAQSPEGSWEPQVVEGECAGAAWLRASDVLAREAQGQARLIFPTRRTLERLAQHATFGGIRDDAEGHPIEPVTPWVEERDGEKYITIPAHLGFPVTEERLEGLWRG